The following proteins are co-located in the Ruminococcaceae bacterium KH2T8 genome:
- a CDS encoding Ribosomal protein L7/L12 C-terminal domain-containing protein translates to MFGKLFGKKKETKVKAPEAPQLNIEDLKKVASSVSEEDKNKIIELVAAGRKIEAIKALRDATGVGLKEAMDIIEDYKTYFG, encoded by the coding sequence ATGTTTGGTAAGTTATTCGGTAAGAAGAAAGAGACGAAAGTTAAGGCACCTGAGGCTCCTCAGTTGAATATCGAGGATCTTAAGAAGGTTGCTTCTTCCGTATCGGAGGAAGATAAGAACAAGATCATCGAACTTGTTGCCGCTGGTCGAAAGATCGAAGCCATCAAGGCCTTAAGGGATGCTACCGGCGTGGGACTTAAGGAAGCGATGGATATCATTGAGGACTATAAGACTTATTTCGGTTAA
- a CDS encoding ABC-type multidrug transport system, permease component, which produces MFINALRMAKSSGKLILRNKAFIVIGILIPVLSTLFLDLWYRMPAADLSDNVHELATVDEQMAYNVDFYRYPVKVYDTVMDERTKDICYNLNSAGMFQIFRADASDMTDEQIMDNAKYTADEDHVNAIIVLREDPADTDLYLVGESGDERFDLLKSGLETELAGEGTEYKIPEVTFVSGGGDEVDYYKTRNVSFCIAISTLAFVFGGVLILNTVFSEKKDNVYSRLLLTGASKASYLLSKIILSVAIALIQAVLMLINFTFFVKSDIGISPLQFFTVAFLTGLTFGLLSLCAGLYFDSMAPAAILSFVIWAISALIAGMYFDISGASELYKKASLLMPQRWAMFSVNRFMNGDSSGYSLLLTVAVAYWVIIFVVGVLGLRVREQE; this is translated from the coding sequence ATGTTCATAAATGCATTGAGGATGGCTAAGTCATCAGGAAAGCTCATCCTTCGTAATAAGGCTTTTATCGTTATCGGTATCCTGATCCCGGTGCTCTCAACTCTCTTTCTTGATCTGTGGTACAGGATGCCCGCGGCCGATCTCTCGGATAATGTCCATGAGCTTGCGACAGTAGACGAGCAGATGGCATATAATGTCGACTTCTACAGATACCCGGTCAAGGTCTACGACACTGTTATGGACGAGAGGACCAAGGATATCTGCTACAACCTGAACTCTGCGGGAATGTTCCAGATCTTCCGTGCCGATGCGTCGGATATGACGGATGAGCAGATCATGGATAACGCGAAATATACCGCTGATGAAGACCATGTGAATGCGATCATTGTTCTTCGTGAGGATCCTGCAGATACCGATCTTTACTTAGTAGGCGAAAGCGGCGACGAGAGGTTCGATCTTCTGAAGTCCGGTCTTGAGACGGAGCTTGCGGGAGAAGGAACGGAGTACAAAATCCCTGAGGTTACTTTCGTATCAGGAGGCGGAGATGAAGTCGATTACTATAAGACGAGAAACGTTTCCTTTTGTATAGCGATCTCAACATTGGCGTTCGTATTCGGAGGAGTACTCATATTAAATACCGTCTTCTCCGAGAAGAAAGATAATGTCTATAGCAGGCTCCTTCTTACCGGGGCAAGTAAGGCGAGCTATCTGCTCTCGAAGATAATCCTGTCGGTAGCTATCGCTCTCATTCAGGCGGTGCTGATGCTCATCAACTTCACGTTCTTTGTAAAGAGTGATATCGGTATCTCTCCGCTGCAGTTCTTTACTGTCGCATTCTTAACGGGGCTTACGTTCGGACTCTTGAGCCTTTGCGCGGGACTTTATTTCGACTCGATGGCTCCGGCTGCGATCCTCTCGTTCGTTATCTGGGCGATCTCGGCACTTATCGCGGGCATGTATTTTGACATCAGCGGCGCGAGCGAGCTTTATAAGAAAGCATCGCTCCTGATGCCCCAGAGATGGGCTATGTTCTCGGTGAACCGTTTCATGAACGGAGACTCTTCCGGATACTCGCTCCTTCTGACCGTCGCAGTTGCATATTGGGTTATAATATTTGTTGTAGGAGTCTTGGGACTTCGCGTACGTGAACAGGAGTAA
- a CDS encoding Flavodoxin produces MNYAVRYYTKTGNTKRLAEAVAKELGVEALPISAPVDEKVDYLFLGNSYYAFNIDPEVRAFVASLDKNKVGKIVNFGSAAMLNSTYKKVKEAADKVGIPMDEKEFHCRGEFKGIHKGRPNENDIAEIVKFVQSYK; encoded by the coding sequence ATGAATTACGCAGTCAGATACTACACAAAGACAGGTAATACCAAAAGACTTGCAGAGGCAGTTGCAAAGGAACTCGGTGTAGAGGCACTCCCGATAAGCGCTCCCGTCGATGAGAAAGTAGATTACCTCTTCCTCGGCAATTCGTATTATGCGTTTAATATCGATCCGGAAGTAAGGGCTTTCGTTGCGTCTCTCGATAAGAACAAGGTTGGAAAGATCGTAAATTTCGGATCTGCGGCGATGCTCAATTCGACTTATAAGAAAGTCAAGGAAGCGGCAGATAAGGTCGGTATTCCCATGGACGAGAAGGAATTTCACTGCAGAGGAGAATTCAAGGGAATCCATAAGGGAAGACCTAATGAGAACGACATCGCAGAGATCGTTAAGTTCGTGCAGTCTTATAAGTGA
- a CDS encoding putative hydrolase of the HAD superfamily, whose amino-acid sequence MTKAVIFDMYETLITLFNCEVYKGAEIASDMNIPEKTFREIWDPSEDDRTLGNRSFEDVIEEILKANHIYEQELYEKIVRKRHEFSYEVFKHIHPEIIPMLKALKDKGIKTALISNCYFEEREAIKSSELYPLFDTVCMSCEVKIKKPDDKIFKLCAERLGVRPEECLYVGDGGSHELDAARANGMRPLQAVWYLKDGLDQPCGRLDGFDHAESPMDVVTFAL is encoded by the coding sequence TTGACAAAAGCCGTAATATTCGACATGTACGAGACGCTCATCACCCTTTTTAACTGCGAAGTCTATAAGGGGGCTGAGATTGCCTCTGATATGAATATCCCGGAGAAAACTTTTCGCGAGATATGGGATCCTTCAGAAGATGACAGGACACTCGGAAACAGGTCTTTCGAGGATGTGATCGAGGAGATCCTCAAGGCTAACCACATCTACGAGCAGGAGCTCTACGAGAAGATAGTCCGCAAGAGACACGAATTTTCGTACGAAGTATTTAAGCATATTCATCCTGAGATCATCCCGATGCTCAAGGCGCTTAAGGATAAAGGCATCAAGACTGCCCTTATCTCCAACTGCTATTTCGAAGAAAGAGAAGCGATAAAGAGCTCCGAGCTCTACCCCCTCTTCGATACTGTTTGTATGTCCTGTGAAGTTAAGATCAAGAAGCCCGACGATAAGATATTTAAGCTCTGCGCCGAAAGGCTCGGTGTACGCCCCGAGGAGTGCCTCTATGTAGGCGACGGCGGAAGCCACGAGCTCGATGCCGCACGCGCTAACGGTATGCGACCTTTGCAGGCTGTTTGGTATTTAAAGGACGGTCTTGATCAGCCCTGCGGCAGGCTCGACGGATTCGATCATGCCGAGTCTCCTATGGATGTAGTTACTTTCGCCCTGTAA
- a CDS encoding Methionine synthase II (cobalamin-independent), which produces MSKLRTPFRYDYVGSFLRPQSLKDAKADFKAGKITEAEFDKIINDEITKVVAKQKELGFHVITDGEFRRTFWHLDFMWGFEGVEHEATGRGVQFNDELAVLDDTYLVGKVKAKAHPFVEYFKFLKQFEDENTVAKYTIPAPAQMFQQMIVPANFENTRKFYATNDELIVDIAKAYREVIKQFYDAGCRNLQLDDCTWGALVGDAAKQRYASLGIDLEDVKEQLLKVNNLALEGKPEDMVINSHICRGNYHSTYFTSGAYDSVADQVFARENVDALFLEYDDERSGGFEPLAKVSPDKKVVLGLITTKSPVLEDKQTIIDRIHEAAKYVPLDRLYLSPQCGFASCEIGNKLTEEEQWNKLKLVKEIAEEVWG; this is translated from the coding sequence ATGAGCAAGTTAAGAACACCTTTTCGTTATGACTATGTAGGAAGCTTCCTTCGCCCTCAGTCACTTAAGGATGCAAAGGCAGATTTTAAGGCTGGTAAGATCACGGAAGCTGAGTTCGATAAGATCATCAACGATGAGATCACTAAGGTAGTAGCTAAGCAGAAGGAACTTGGATTCCACGTTATCACAGACGGTGAGTTCAGAAGAACATTCTGGCACCTGGACTTCATGTGGGGCTTCGAGGGCGTAGAGCACGAGGCAACGGGAAGAGGTGTACAGTTTAACGACGAGCTTGCAGTACTTGACGATACATATCTCGTAGGCAAGGTAAAGGCTAAGGCTCACCCCTTCGTTGAATACTTCAAGTTCTTGAAGCAGTTCGAGGATGAGAACACGGTAGCAAAGTATACGATCCCCGCTCCTGCTCAGATGTTCCAGCAGATGATCGTTCCCGCTAACTTCGAGAATACGAGAAAGTTCTATGCTACTAACGATGAACTCATCGTGGATATCGCAAAGGCATACAGGGAAGTAATCAAGCAGTTTTACGATGCAGGCTGCCGTAACCTTCAGCTCGATGACTGCACATGGGGTGCTCTCGTAGGTGATGCCGCTAAGCAGAGATATGCTTCTCTCGGTATCGACCTTGAAGACGTTAAGGAGCAGCTCCTTAAGGTTAATAACCTGGCTCTCGAAGGAAAGCCAGAGGATATGGTCATCAACTCCCATATCTGCAGAGGTAACTACCATTCCACATACTTTACGAGCGGTGCATACGACAGCGTAGCAGATCAGGTATTCGCAAGAGAGAACGTAGATGCACTTTTCCTTGAGTACGATGACGAGAGATCCGGCGGCTTCGAGCCCCTCGCAAAGGTATCTCCCGACAAGAAGGTAGTACTCGGTCTTATTACAACTAAGTCTCCCGTCCTTGAGGACAAGCAGACGATTATCGACAGGATCCACGAGGCTGCTAAGTATGTACCTCTCGACAGACTCTACCTTAGCCCTCAGTGTGGCTTTGCTTCATGTGAGATCGGTAACAAGCTCACAGAGGAAGAGCAGTGGAACAAGCTCAAGCTCGTTAAGGAGATTGCAGAAGAAGTCTGGGGCTGA
- a CDS encoding L-aspartate oxidase, which yields MATNKAVTHTDVLIVGSGCSGLIAALHLPADKKITVITKRNVERSDSFLAQGGMCMLDDMSDYDAYFEDTMKAGHYENDEGSVDLMIRYSHELADELIGYGVRFTRNEDGSLDFTREGGHSRPRILFYKDITGREITEKLWAEVLTRDNIEIIEYQKMVDLIIRDNCCYGAVVKDNSARAEEKPADYESREEISVILADYTMLATGGIGGLYSQSTNFRNLTGDAVALALKYDIAVKDINYIQIHPTTFYTTEEEDRNFLISESVRGEGAILLDKNGNRFTNELLPRDLLTAKILAQMEKDGTPHVWEDLRPIPKDEILKHFPNIVEHCAEKGYDVTKEPIPVVPAQHYYMGGIKVDYKSKTTCDHLYAIGETACNGVHGKNRLASNSLLESMVFAKFAATDITEKYGKLVFDENDLPDLEIYKDGEALDKQYRKIVLDAIAKANEETK from the coding sequence ATGGCAACTAACAAAGCAGTAACTCACACCGACGTCCTTATCGTAGGAAGCGGTTGTTCAGGCCTTATCGCGGCGCTTCACCTGCCGGCAGATAAGAAGATCACGGTCATTACCAAGCGTAATGTCGAAAGAAGCGATTCGTTCCTTGCTCAGGGCGGTATGTGCATGCTCGACGACATGTCGGACTACGACGCCTATTTCGAGGACACGATGAAGGCAGGCCACTACGAGAACGACGAAGGCTCCGTAGACCTGATGATCAGGTATTCCCACGAACTCGCGGACGAGCTTATAGGCTACGGCGTAAGGTTCACGAGAAACGAAGACGGGTCACTGGACTTCACACGTGAAGGCGGTCACAGCAGACCGAGGATCCTCTTTTATAAGGACATCACGGGAAGAGAGATAACGGAGAAGCTCTGGGCAGAGGTACTTACCCGCGACAACATAGAGATCATCGAATACCAGAAGATGGTAGATCTCATCATCCGCGACAACTGCTGCTACGGCGCAGTCGTAAAGGATAATTCCGCACGCGCCGAGGAGAAGCCCGCTGACTACGAGTCCCGCGAAGAGATCTCAGTGATCCTCGCAGACTATACGATGCTCGCAACAGGCGGTATCGGCGGACTTTACTCACAGTCCACTAACTTCAGAAATCTTACGGGTGATGCGGTCGCACTTGCGCTCAAGTACGATATCGCAGTCAAGGATATTAACTATATACAGATCCACCCCACTACCTTCTACACGACCGAGGAAGAGGATCGTAACTTCCTTATCTCCGAGTCCGTAAGAGGCGAAGGTGCGATACTTCTCGATAAGAACGGCAACAGGTTCACAAACGAGCTCCTTCCTCGTGATCTCCTGACGGCGAAGATACTCGCACAGATGGAGAAGGACGGTACTCCTCATGTATGGGAAGACCTCCGTCCTATCCCCAAGGACGAGATCTTAAAGCACTTCCCTAACATAGTCGAACACTGTGCAGAGAAGGGCTACGACGTCACAAAGGAGCCCATCCCCGTCGTTCCCGCACAGCACTACTACATGGGAGGCATCAAGGTCGACTACAAGAGCAAGACGACCTGCGATCACCTCTATGCCATCGGTGAGACGGCATGTAACGGCGTTCACGGCAAGAACAGACTCGCAAGTAACTCCCTTCTCGAGAGTATGGTCTTCGCGAAGTTCGCAGCCACGGATATCACCGAGAAGTATGGTAAGCTCGTATTCGACGAGAATGACCTTCCGGACCTTGAGATCTACAAGGACGGAGAAGCACTCGACAAGCAGTACAGGAAGATAGTCCTGGATGCCATAGCCAAAGCAAACGAAGAGACAAAATAA
- a CDS encoding nicotinate-nucleotide pyrophosphorylase [carboxylating], with protein sequence MFDKATLLCNVDPLILSALKEDITSEDVSTNSVVKGPVQGTADLICKEEGIICGLDVFARVFELMDPATKVELLKQDGDKVVPGEILATVTGDMRVILSGERTALNYLQRMSGIATYTNKTASLLEGTKTKLLDTRKTTPNNRVFEKYSVKVGGGNNHRYNLSDGVLLKDNHIGAAGGVKEAIKMAKEYAPFVRKIEVEVENIEMVKEALEAGADIIMLDNMTPEMLKQAIALIDHKAEIEISGNVTKENLAKYVEMGVDYISSGALTHSSPILDVSLKNLHPIA encoded by the coding sequence ATGTTCGATAAGGCAACTTTACTTTGCAATGTAGACCCGCTGATCCTTTCAGCACTTAAGGAGGACATCACGAGCGAGGATGTCTCCACCAACAGCGTCGTTAAGGGACCCGTTCAGGGAACTGCAGACCTCATCTGTAAAGAGGAAGGAATCATCTGCGGACTTGATGTATTCGCAAGAGTATTCGAGCTCATGGATCCCGCTACAAAGGTAGAGCTCTTAAAGCAGGACGGAGACAAGGTCGTTCCCGGTGAGATCCTCGCTACCGTAACAGGCGACATGAGAGTTATCCTTAGCGGCGAGCGTACTGCCCTTAACTACCTTCAGAGAATGAGCGGTATCGCTACATACACGAATAAGACGGCTTCCCTTCTCGAGGGCACAAAGACTAAGCTCCTCGACACAAGAAAGACTACTCCCAATAACCGTGTATTCGAAAAGTATTCCGTTAAGGTCGGCGGCGGCAACAACCACCGGTATAACCTCTCCGACGGAGTCCTCCTCAAGGACAACCACATCGGTGCCGCAGGCGGAGTAAAGGAAGCGATCAAGATGGCTAAGGAGTACGCTCCCTTCGTTCGTAAGATCGAAGTAGAGGTCGAGAATATCGAGATGGTAAAGGAAGCTCTCGAAGCAGGTGCAGACATCATAATGCTCGATAACATGACACCCGAGATGCTCAAGCAAGCTATCGCTCTCATCGACCACAAGGCAGAGATCGAGATCTCCGGCAATGTCACAAAGGAGAACCTCGCAAAGTATGTAGAGATGGGTGTCGACTATATCTCTAGCGGAGCACTTACACACTCCTCACCTATCCTCGACGTATCACTTAAGAACCTTCATCCCATCGCATAA
- a CDS encoding DNA-binding transcriptional regulator, MarR family, whose product MAQEYEQLLLKNQLCFPLYACSRKIVGSYTPYLKPLGLTYTQYVVLMVMWEHGSVNVGQLGETLRLDAGTLTPLLKRLETAGYVTRERSKEDERITIVSVTKEGEVLKEQCKDIPLKLAQNGSPLSSKEAKELYRLLYRILDAE is encoded by the coding sequence ATGGCACAGGAATATGAACAGCTCTTACTTAAGAATCAGCTTTGCTTCCCGCTCTATGCATGCAGCAGGAAGATCGTAGGCAGCTATACTCCGTACTTGAAGCCACTGGGACTTACCTATACTCAGTATGTTGTCCTTATGGTGATGTGGGAGCACGGCTCGGTAAATGTCGGACAGCTGGGGGAGACGTTAAGGCTCGATGCGGGTACGCTGACGCCTCTTCTTAAAAGACTCGAGACGGCAGGGTATGTCACCAGGGAGCGCTCGAAGGAAGATGAGCGCATCACGATCGTATCGGTCACGAAAGAAGGCGAAGTTCTTAAGGAGCAGTGCAAGGATATCCCGCTCAAGCTAGCGCAGAACGGTTCGCCCCTCAGCAGTAAAGAAGCCAAGGAACTCTACAGGCTCTTATACCGGATCCTGGACGCGGAATAA
- a CDS encoding Radical SAM superfamily enzyme, MoaA/NifB/PqqE/SkfB family yields the protein MDKKFDIQSYMTKGVERIVSDALRTTMRDPRESAYMLKFAASSRKASKKRAAAEKQGEHIPPFLIASITSSCNLHCAGCYSRCNNATTDIEPVDQLSRDEWRKIFEEARDLGVSFILLAGGEPMLRWDVISEAAKMPEILFPIFTNGTFMSAKYMELFDEHRNLVPVISIEGDKDKTDSRRGEGVYDKLISAMDSLAERGLIFGASVTVTTENFAEVTSEKFIRELSDRGCKLVIYVEYVSVTEESTDLVLSDEQRDHLIAEVARVRQAHEEMVFVSFPGDEKSSGGCIAAGRGFFHINSHGGAEPCPFSPYSDVNVRDTSLKEAMHSEFFRRLTENDILADDHKGGCVLFEKRDLVEQQFDKDL from the coding sequence ATGGATAAGAAGTTTGATATTCAGTCCTATATGACCAAAGGCGTAGAGCGTATCGTTTCGGATGCGCTCAGGACGACGATGCGAGATCCTCGCGAATCGGCATATATGCTGAAGTTCGCAGCCTCGAGCAGGAAGGCTTCGAAGAAGAGGGCTGCCGCCGAGAAGCAGGGTGAGCATATCCCGCCGTTTCTTATCGCGAGCATAACATCGAGCTGTAATCTTCACTGCGCGGGATGCTATTCAAGATGCAATAACGCTACGACCGACATAGAGCCGGTGGATCAGCTTTCGCGAGATGAGTGGAGGAAGATCTTTGAGGAGGCGCGTGACCTCGGAGTGAGCTTTATCCTCTTAGCGGGCGGTGAGCCGATGCTTCGCTGGGATGTAATAAGCGAAGCGGCAAAGATGCCCGAGATCTTATTCCCGATCTTTACGAACGGCACCTTCATGAGCGCGAAGTATATGGAGCTCTTTGACGAGCATCGTAATCTCGTTCCGGTGATCAGCATTGAGGGCGATAAGGATAAGACTGACTCAAGGCGCGGAGAAGGCGTTTACGATAAGCTGATCTCTGCCATGGATTCTCTGGCGGAGCGCGGGCTCATATTCGGAGCGTCTGTTACGGTCACGACCGAGAACTTTGCTGAGGTCACGTCGGAGAAGTTCATTCGTGAACTGTCGGACAGAGGCTGTAAGCTCGTGATCTATGTAGAGTATGTGTCGGTGACAGAGGAGAGCACTGATCTTGTCCTTTCGGATGAGCAGAGGGATCACCTGATAGCGGAGGTCGCGCGTGTCAGGCAAGCTCACGAGGAGATGGTATTCGTATCTTTCCCGGGGGATGAGAAAAGCTCAGGCGGATGCATAGCGGCAGGCAGAGGATTCTTTCACATCAATTCGCACGGAGGTGCGGAGCCGTGTCCTTTCTCGCCGTATTCCGACGTCAATGTCAGGGACACTTCGCTGAAGGAAGCAATGCACTCTGAGTTCTTCAGGCGGCTTACCGAAAATGACATCCTCGCCGACGACCACAAGGGCGGCTGCGTCCTCTTTGAGAAGCGGGATCTCGTGGAGCAACAGTTTGATAAAGATTTATGA
- a CDS encoding two component transcriptional regulator, LuxR family yields the protein MDPIRVLIVDDSDFVRDGMKIILDIDDDFDVVGSAANGKEAVEIARNTQVDVVLMDIQMPVMDGIEATKIFTAENLGKVMILTTFDDDDLVEQAVKEGAKGYFIKNHKPEDLKQMIRSIHQGARVMDEQVFDKFVDAGIRPNSNFDKDKYTTREIEIIEAVASGLSNKEIAEKLFISEGTVKNYISNILLKEGLAHRTQLAVYYLTGRK from the coding sequence ATGGATCCGATAAGAGTTCTGATAGTTGATGACAGTGACTTCGTAAGAGACGGGATGAAGATCATCCTCGATATAGATGACGACTTCGACGTAGTAGGCTCCGCCGCTAACGGTAAGGAGGCAGTCGAGATCGCGAGGAATACACAGGTGGATGTTGTCCTCATGGATATCCAGATGCCCGTTATGGATGGTATCGAAGCTACGAAGATCTTTACGGCAGAGAACCTCGGCAAGGTCATGATCCTTACGACATTCGACGACGATGACCTCGTAGAGCAGGCGGTAAAGGAAGGCGCCAAGGGCTACTTTATAAAGAACCATAAGCCCGAAGACCTAAAGCAGATGATCAGGTCCATACATCAGGGCGCGAGGGTCATGGACGAGCAGGTATTCGACAAGTTCGTGGATGCGGGAATACGTCCCAACAGCAATTTCGATAAGGACAAATATACGACCCGTGAGATCGAGATCATAGAGGCCGTAGCATCGGGTCTTTCAAATAAGGAGATAGCCGAGAAGCTCTTCATATCTGAAGGCACGGTCAAGAATTACATTAGTAATATCCTGCTGAAGGAAGGGCTCGCGCACAGGACTCAGCTTGCGGTCTATTACCTTACAGGGCGAAAGTAA
- a CDS encoding Signal transduction histidine kinase, protein MESRIRNNYFVFIKALGIIALAFAGTFSSLDDPNVGGITLFISAAFLLFAVMPETDAVKSTKKAWIIGEGIASIAALFLCPSVGLYFTAITYLDIVSNLPAPSYLGVLYILPLAWKFDLEVKYYFVVAILLILIYYQHNKVIGWYEKTARDNLMEESRLKSDIEHTKVEHKDELNKSRLQHENELLEEKGRISQALHDKLGHSINGSLYKLEAAKVLIDKEPDKSRTILQEVIDNLRGSMDEIRVIIRNERPDKKRMALKSLHALLTECEEGYGIKTTLNISESDREIPENIWEIILDNTFEAVTNALKYSGCDEINIDINILEEVVRATIKDNGKGAYNIEEGMGIQGMKARVRKVKGYIDIDSVGGFTINMILPIKKGIQEEDNGSDKSSDS, encoded by the coding sequence TTGGAAAGCCGCATCAGGAACAACTATTTCGTATTCATAAAGGCTCTGGGCATAATAGCTCTCGCCTTTGCAGGGACATTCAGTTCACTGGATGATCCTAATGTCGGCGGCATCACTTTGTTTATCAGCGCAGCATTTCTACTGTTCGCGGTGATGCCTGAGACGGATGCGGTTAAGTCTACAAAGAAAGCATGGATAATAGGTGAGGGAATAGCGTCGATCGCGGCGCTGTTCCTTTGCCCGTCTGTAGGACTTTATTTCACGGCTATCACGTATCTTGATATCGTCAGCAACCTGCCTGCTCCGTCGTATCTCGGAGTCCTCTATATACTCCCACTGGCGTGGAAGTTCGATCTCGAGGTCAAGTACTATTTCGTCGTAGCGATACTTCTGATCCTCATCTACTATCAGCACAATAAGGTGATCGGATGGTATGAGAAGACCGCGAGAGATAACCTCATGGAGGAGTCGAGGCTCAAGTCAGATATCGAGCACACGAAGGTCGAGCACAAGGATGAGCTCAATAAGTCGAGACTGCAGCACGAGAACGAGCTTCTCGAGGAGAAGGGTAGGATCTCACAGGCTCTGCACGATAAGCTGGGTCACAGCATAAACGGATCGCTCTACAAGCTCGAGGCCGCCAAGGTCCTTATCGACAAGGAACCCGATAAGAGCCGCACGATATTGCAGGAAGTAATAGATAACCTTCGCGGCAGCATGGACGAGATCAGGGTCATAATCCGTAACGAGCGTCCCGATAAGAAGCGTATGGCGCTAAAGTCGCTGCACGCACTTCTCACAGAATGCGAAGAAGGATACGGCATAAAGACTACTCTTAATATCAGCGAAAGCGACCGCGAGATCCCCGAGAACATCTGGGAGATAATCCTCGATAATACTTTTGAAGCCGTAACGAATGCTCTTAAGTACTCAGGGTGCGACGAGATAAATATCGATATCAATATCCTGGAGGAGGTCGTAAGAGCTACTATAAAGGATAACGGTAAGGGTGCCTATAACATCGAAGAGGGTATGGGTATCCAGGGCATGAAGGCCAGAGTAAGGAAAGTCAAGGGATATATAGATATAGACTCCGTTGGAGGCTTTACGATCAATATGATACTGCCTATCAAGAAAGGCATTCAGGAGGAAGATAATGGATCCGATAAGAGTTCTGATAGTTGA
- a CDS encoding quinolinate synthetase: MTIKEMQDEIIRIKKEKDICILAHAYQNHEILEVADYVGDSYGLAVNASKDSKKTVLMCGVRFMAETCKIISPDKNVILVSSEAGCPMAEQLDKDFLAAIKEDYPDYTTVCYINTTAELKTQCDVCVTSSAALKIVSQLESDKILFVPDPNLGNWIEKQLPEKTFAFYKRGGCPTHFRLTADEVKKAKEAHPNALVLVHPECRPEVVELADFVGSTTGIMNYAKKSDNKEFIIGTENSIVSHLQYDCPDKLFFALSKDCVCHNMRLITLGDVYTAVKGLTGEEITLSDEVIAGAKRCIDKMLELGG, from the coding sequence ATGACGATCAAGGAAATGCAGGATGAGATAATCCGCATCAAGAAGGAAAAGGACATCTGTATCCTTGCACACGCTTATCAAAATCACGAGATACTTGAGGTTGCCGACTATGTGGGAGATTCCTACGGACTCGCAGTCAACGCCTCCAAGGATTCAAAGAAGACCGTCCTGATGTGCGGTGTACGCTTCATGGCGGAGACATGTAAGATCATCTCTCCCGATAAGAACGTCATCCTGGTTTCTTCCGAAGCAGGCTGCCCCATGGCCGAGCAGCTCGACAAGGATTTCCTCGCAGCTATAAAGGAAGATTATCCCGACTACACGACAGTATGCTATATAAATACGACTGCAGAGCTCAAGACTCAGTGCGATGTATGCGTTACATCCTCTGCGGCATTGAAGATCGTAAGCCAGCTCGAAAGCGATAAGATCCTCTTCGTTCCGGATCCCAACCTCGGCAACTGGATCGAGAAGCAACTTCCCGAGAAGACATTCGCATTCTATAAGAGAGGCGGATGCCCCACGCACTTCCGTCTTACTGCAGACGAAGTAAAGAAGGCGAAGGAAGCTCATCCGAATGCACTCGTACTCGTACATCCCGAGTGCCGTCCCGAAGTAGTGGAGCTCGCTGATTTCGTTGGAAGTACGACAGGCATAATGAACTACGCCAAGAAGAGCGACAATAAGGAGTTCATAATCGGTACGGAGAACAGCATCGTATCTCATCTTCAGTACGACTGTCCCGATAAGCTCTTCTTCGCACTCTCCAAGGACTGTGTATGCCACAACATGAGACTTATCACACTGGGTGATGTCTACACGGCAGTAAAAGGCCTTACGGGTGAAGAGATCACACTTAGCGATGAGGTCATCGCAGGTGCCAAGAGATGCATCGATAAGATGCTCGAGCTCGGAGGCTGA